The following coding sequences lie in one Niabella agricola genomic window:
- a CDS encoding antibiotic biosynthesis monooxygenase family protein — translation MVSTRPQKDMVTEIAILNIIPGTEHDFLAAFGKAKSIISSIQGYLQHELLKSMEKANEYILIVRWQTLEDHTEGFRKSPAYQEWKRLLHHFYDPFPVVEHYQTA, via the coding sequence ATGGTGAGTACGCGACCGCAAAAGGACATGGTAACTGAAATTGCAATATTGAATATTATTCCGGGGACGGAGCATGATTTTTTAGCGGCCTTCGGGAAAGCTAAAAGCATTATCAGCTCCATTCAAGGATATTTACAACATGAGTTGCTAAAGTCCATGGAGAAAGCGAATGAATATATCCTGATCGTGCGCTGGCAAACCCTGGAAGATCATACCGAAGGGTTCAGAAAGAGCCCAGCCTATCAGGAATGGAAAAGACTCCTGCATCATTTTTATGACCCGTTCCCGGTTGTGGAGCATTATCAAACAGCATGA
- the ilvB gene encoding biosynthetic-type acetolactate synthase large subunit, with the protein MKADKTIQPGDTISGSQAVLEALIAEGVATIFGYPGGAIMPIYDALYDYNDKLEHILVRHEQGGIHAAQGFARTSGKTGVVFATSGPGATNLVTGLADAQIDSTPLVCITGQVFAHLLGTDAFQETDVINVTMPVTKWNYQVTDAHEIPNVLAKAFHIARSGRPGPVLVDITKNAQLQQFEYPGYQKCDHVRSYRPKPIVRKEYIAEAAKLINSAQKPFVIFGQGVILGGAENEFKAFIEKGNLPAAWTIMGESALPTDHPLGVGMLGMHGNYGPNVLTNECDVLIAVGMRFDDRVTGRLDKYAKQAKVIHLDIDPAEVDKNVKTTVPVWGDCKETLPLLTALIEQHDRTDWLQEFAKYAAEEDKECIQPEMHPKGDVMSMAEVMEALNELTNGDAVIVTDVGQHQMVACRYAKFTKTRSNITSGGLGTMGFGLPAAIGAKYGAPDRTVVAIIGDGGFQMTLQELGTIMQFGAAVKILILNNEFLGMVRQWQQLFHDRRYSFVNITSPDFVMLAKSYGVEGQSIDQRAALKTALKTMLEHDGAYLLEIKVGKENNVFPMVPQGSSVAEIRLK; encoded by the coding sequence ATGAAGGCAGATAAAACGATTCAACCCGGCGACACCATTTCTGGTAGTCAGGCGGTATTGGAAGCCCTTATTGCGGAAGGGGTAGCCACTATTTTCGGCTATCCCGGCGGAGCGATCATGCCCATCTATGATGCCTTATATGATTATAATGATAAACTTGAACATATCCTGGTACGCCATGAGCAGGGTGGCATTCATGCAGCCCAGGGCTTTGCCCGCACGAGCGGTAAAACCGGTGTGGTATTTGCCACCAGCGGACCGGGTGCCACCAACCTCGTGACCGGTCTGGCCGATGCCCAGATCGACTCCACGCCGCTGGTTTGTATCACCGGGCAGGTATTTGCCCATCTGCTGGGAACAGATGCTTTCCAGGAAACGGATGTAATCAATGTAACCATGCCGGTAACCAAGTGGAATTACCAGGTTACAGATGCCCATGAGATTCCGAATGTGCTGGCCAAGGCCTTCCACATTGCCCGCAGCGGACGCCCCGGGCCGGTGCTGGTAGATATCACCAAGAACGCACAGCTTCAGCAATTTGAATATCCGGGTTACCAGAAATGCGACCATGTACGCAGCTATCGCCCCAAACCCATTGTGCGTAAAGAATACATTGCAGAAGCCGCAAAGCTGATCAACAGCGCGCAAAAACCGTTTGTGATCTTTGGTCAGGGTGTGATCCTGGGGGGAGCCGAAAACGAGTTTAAAGCTTTTATTGAAAAAGGCAACCTGCCGGCGGCATGGACCATCATGGGTGAAAGTGCCCTGCCTACCGATCATCCGTTGGGCGTGGGTATGCTGGGTATGCACGGTAACTACGGCCCGAACGTACTCACCAATGAATGCGATGTACTGATTGCCGTGGGTATGCGGTTCGACGACCGCGTTACCGGCCGCCTGGATAAATATGCCAAACAGGCCAAGGTCATTCACCTGGATATTGACCCTGCAGAAGTAGATAAAAATGTAAAAACCACCGTACCGGTTTGGGGCGATTGTAAGGAGACCCTGCCCCTGCTGACCGCGCTGATCGAACAACACGACCGCACGGACTGGCTGCAGGAATTTGCGAAATATGCAGCAGAAGAAGATAAAGAATGCATCCAGCCCGAAATGCACCCCAAAGGCGATGTAATGTCGATGGCTGAGGTAATGGAGGCGCTGAATGAGCTTACCAACGGCGATGCCGTAATAGTAACCGATGTAGGTCAGCACCAGATGGTGGCCTGTCGCTATGCAAAATTTACCAAAACCAGGAGCAATATTACATCCGGCGGATTAGGCACCATGGGCTTTGGCCTGCCAGCCGCCATCGGAGCCAAATATGGGGCACCGGACCGCACCGTAGTGGCCATCATCGGCGACGGAGGTTTTCAAATGACCCTTCAGGAACTGGGAACCATTATGCAGTTTGGTGCAGCGGTCAAGATCCTCATCCTGAACAATGAATTCCTGGGAATGGTTCGTCAGTGGCAACAGCTGTTCCATGACCGGCGTTATTCCTTTGTAAACATAACCAGTCCCGATTTTGTGATGCTGGCTAAATCCTATGGCGTCGAAGGACAGTCGATCGACCAGCGTGCAGCGCTGAAGACCGCTCTGAAAACCATGCTGGAGCACGACGGAGCTTATTTACTCGAAATAAAAGTAGGCAAGGAAAACAATGTATTTCCGATGGTTCCCCAGGGCAGCAGTGTGGCGGAGATCCGGTTGAAATAG
- a CDS encoding DinB family protein has product MDKTYFTELAAFNRASTAEVCSWLRQISDAQWQQPVISSFKSIRETVLHMVNAENAWLQRLKHEPVIRVDQTFTGSRQELLDLWEQTSQQLSDWVTGFDEIQLTAPFRYRRFNGQEYTSRYYQVLAHVVNHATYHRGQLVTLLRRVGFTAIQSTDLIGFYRV; this is encoded by the coding sequence ATGGATAAAACATACTTTACAGAATTGGCAGCATTTAACCGGGCAAGTACCGCCGAGGTATGTTCCTGGCTGCGCCAGATCAGCGATGCGCAATGGCAGCAGCCCGTTATAAGCAGTTTTAAAAGTATCCGGGAAACGGTGTTGCACATGGTAAATGCAGAAAATGCCTGGCTGCAGCGACTGAAACATGAACCCGTGATCCGGGTAGACCAAACCTTTACCGGTTCCCGGCAGGAACTGCTGGATCTTTGGGAACAAACCTCACAGCAACTCAGCGATTGGGTTACCGGCTTTGATGAAATCCAATTAACAGCGCCTTTTCGTTACCGCCGTTTTAACGGACAGGAATATACATCGCGCTATTACCAGGTGCTGGCGCATGTCGTCAATCACGCCACATACCACCGTGGCCAGTTAGTAACCCTGTTGCGGCGGGTAGGTTTTACCGCCATACAATCAACCGATCTTATCGGATTTTACCGGGTATAA